The Microscilla marina ATCC 23134 nucleotide sequence GATACAATAGGTTAAAGCCTGATACAATCACCACTGCGCTAGGGTCAAAGCCTAACAATGCCAGTGGCCAAAAGAAGAAAGAGGTAAAAAAGATTTGGAACCAACTCTGGCGTAAAGCCACTGATAAGTTGTAATCTTCGCTTTGATGATGTACCTGATGCCCGCTCCAGAATAAGTTGATTTCATGGTTCATTCGGTGTGCCCAGTAGTAGCAAAAATCCCAGGCAAAAAAGAGGATTATATAATTTAATACGGTGTTTTCAACTTTAAAGAAAGCTAGGTTTGCATAAATAAGGGTGTAAATAGCTACAGTAATGAGTTGGAAAAATATTTTGACTGCTTGCTGTCCTACACCACAGCTAATGTTAGTAATGGCATCGTTTAAACGATATCTTTTAGTTTTTTGGAATTGTTCTACAAGTAGCTCTAGGCCCATTAACCCAAAATACATGGGTATGGCAATTACAACAGGGTCAAAATTCATAAGTTAGTATAATTGGATTCGTGTATAGTACAAATTTACAGAAAATAGAAAGTGTATCAAATTTTCTGAGGACAATAACTTCCCTTGGTAAATTCTTTAAATTGTATAATTTAATGTAATTTGTCATGTTTGTTAAGTACAAATGTGGATAAGTTAAAGTTATCCACATATCCACATGCCAACGTGTGGATAACTTGTGAATAACTCATAGTCATTCTTTTTACCCCTTCGTTTATAGTAATTTTTACCATAATTATAACTTTGATACATTATTTTGTTTTGATTTTGTGTGTTTTTGTTTATTACTATTTTTTATCATACGGCACACCTCTTTTCTTAGTTGGTTTTTGCTTTTAAAAACAGTACTTAACATAATTTATTTATATTTAATTAATACAAAATAAGAGGTGTATGGTAGTCATGATACGTATAGGAAAAATACAATGTTCTTTGTGGTTTTAAATAAAAATTTCTGTTGATATTATTGAGAGCCTGTTGTGTAAATCAAACATTCTCTCCTTTCTTTGAGTTTATCACCCAATAATTCTTGTGAAAATTATTAACTGAAAAGCGTAGCTTTTATATTTACTGCATAAAAAAAGACTCTAAATCTATTATGTACAATACTGTTTTAATTATACACTCCTGGCTTCGTGTCATTATTTTAGTGCTTGCTGTAGTAGTGCTTTTCAAATCTTTGATGGGTTGGCTCAACAAAGGTAGTTATACCAAAGGCGATAATGCTTTATCAGCTTCTTTTGTGGGTTTTATCCACTTACAGGCTCTATTGGGATTCACTTTATACTTTTTCCTAAGCCCTATTACGGCAAGTGCAATGAAAAACTTTGGCGCAGCAATGAAAAACTCAGCAGTTCGTTACTGGGCAGTTGAGCATATCTTAATTATGCTCATTGGCTTGGTAGTAGCTCAAATAGGTCGTTCGAAGGCTAAAAAATTGACTGACTCTACCGCAAAACATAAAACAAGCTTTATCTTTTTTACTATTGCTATAGTATTAATAGTAGGCGGTATTTTTGCCGGAGCAGCTTCAAGACCTTGGTTTCGTATGTAACAATAGCTTATTTGTATTAAAAATAAAATCCCTTATTTTCGGCAAAGAGAATAAGGGATTTTTTCTTTAAGCTTCTTCTATAGCTTGTAACAATAGTTTGCAGGCGTCTCTTATCTGTTCTTCAGTAATAATCAAAGGTGGGGCTATGCGCAAAGAGTTATCACAGTTGAGAAACCAGTCTGTGAGCACCCCTAGCTCCATGGCTTTATCTATAATCGGTTTAAGTATCTCAAACGATTCAAATTCTACAGCCATTAATAGACCTTTGTTCCGTATCTGTTTTATTTTGGGATGAACCAGCAATGTTTTAAACAACTGGGCTTTTTGTGCTACTTCGTCTAATAAGCCTTCTTCTTGGATTGTTTGAATAGTAGCAAGCGAGGCCGCACAACTTACCGGATGACCACCAAAAGTACTGATATGCCCTAAAATAGGATTGTTTTTGAATACTGCCATCTTATCCTTTGAGCTTATAAAAGCACTGATAGGCATTCCTCCTCCCATTCCTTTGGCGCAGGTAATAATATCAGGTACGATGTCGTAATGTTCAAACCCCCAAAATTTTCCAGTGCGCCCAAACCCCGTTTGAATCTCATCAAGAATAAGTAATGTTCCTGTTTCGTTACAACGCTGACGCAATGCCTGAAAATATTCTTTTGTGCCCACTCTTATACCTGCTTCTCCCTGGACTGTTTCTACTACAAAAGCAGCGGTGTGTGTGGTAATATGACGAAGCTCATCAATATTGCCAAATTGTACATGACGAATCCCTGGCAACAAGGGGCGGTATTTTGTTTTGAACTCTTCACTGCCTCCTACCGACATTGCTCCGTGTGATGAACCATGGTAAGCATTATGACAAGCTACAAACTCTGCCCTGCCTGTATAACGTTTGGCAAGCTTCATGGCTCCTTCTATGGCTTCACTCCCTGAATTCATAAAAAAAATATTATCGAGAGAAGAGGGGAGGGTATTTATAATGGCTTGTGCCAATTGGTTTTGTGGTGTTTGTACTACTTCTCCGTACACCATCAAATGCATATAGGTTTCTGCTTGTTTTTTTACGGCATTCACTACGTTAGGATGGCAATGCCCCACATTGCTTACTCCTATGCCCGATATTAAATCTATAATGGCTTGACCATCAGTAGTATACATGTATATACCCGATGCTCTGGTTATTTCCAGCATTAAAGGAAAGTCAGTGGTTTGTGCTAAGTGATTTAAAAAAAGTTGTCTTTGAGAAATCATATACTCTCGGTTGATTTTTATGAGTCTTTACGCATTATCATAATGCATATATATTTAAAATTACTGTGTGCCAATTGGCGAAGTGTTATGAGATTTTATATGCAAATTCATTTACACTGATATTTGCAAAAGCCTCTAGTTCCTTTTTTTGATGTAAATGATGGCGTGTATGCATTTCTATTTGTTGGTACCATTCTAGTGAATTGAGCATACCAAAAATAACATGCTTGACTTTGTAGTGGTCACTATCATCAGCAATAGCTGTTGCCAAGCCTTGGAGTTGTTTTAGCAAGGTTGTCCACTGTTGTTTACACTCATTACGAGGTTTAACTTCTGGTGCACCACTTGTCCATTCTTTGGGTTGCTTTATTTTTTGTTTAGGAAATCCTCCATGTTTATACAGCATTTCTCCCATCTGAGTTTTTTTCCCTTCTAGGCTCCCTTTTTTGTGCTGTAAGCAATTATTGATATTATACATAAAAAAAGTAGAGGCGGTATAAATATGTTGATACATTTGTGCCAATGACCATGTGCTTTCTGTTTCCTTATATACGAATTGTTCGTCAGTATAACGGTCTAACTCTTGGACATAATAAGAGAAGAGCTCATTGAGTTTTTTTTGAGTTTCTTGAGTAGTGTTCATAAACGTTAAAAAATAGGTGTTGAAATGGTTATTTTGAAAATACGGCTAAAAAGCCTGTTTAAAGCTTATAGGAGATGTTTTGGGTGTTTTTTTTCGGCTATTCTCTCTGTTTTTCTCTTCTAAAATATGCTTTTTTTGTGCCGTAGTAAAATCAGCTAAAAAGTGTGTTTAGAGAGTATAGAGCTATATTTATAGGTTAAAAAAGCGCTTTTTTAACCCAAATAAAGGCGATAATTTCGTGATAATTTTTTGTGAACTGATCTATCCCCTTGATAAAGCCTTTAATTTAGACTACTTTTTGTGATATTCTTCAATGTGTTGTTGCATTTCTTGCTGAAGTTTACGAGCTGATTCTTTTGGGTTTTCCGAAAAGATAATTCCACGAGAGGAGTTTACCAATAATCCTATTTGAGAATTCATTCCATATTTTGAGACTTCTTGTAAACTTCCGCCTTGAGCTCCTACTCCTGGTACTAACAAAAAATGTTTGGGAGCCAAGCTTCGTATTTTTTGCAGCATGCTCGCTTGGGTTGCTCCTACTACATACATCATTGCCTCGTCATTGGTCCACTCTTGTGACCTAGTAAGAACTTCCTCGAAAAGTGTTTTTTTATCTTGGTTGATAGATAAAAATTGAAAATCTTGACTACTGGGGTTAGAGGTTAACGCCAGTAAAATCACCCACTTTTGTGCATATTCCAGAAATGGACTTACAGAATCTTTTCCCATGTATGGTGCTACTGTAATGGAGTTAAAATCAAGCGTTTTGAAGAATGCCTTGGCATATTGATGTACTGTATTACCAATATCGCCTCGCTTGGCGTCGGCAATGGTAAATATATTTTGAGGAATATGTGCCAGTGTTTTTTGCATAGTTTCCCAGCCTGCAGCTCCATTGCTTTCATAAAAAGCAGTATTAATTTTGTATCCTACACAAAAGTCAGCCGTTTGGTCAATAATGTATTTATTGAAAGCAAGTACAGGGTCTGTTTCAGATTTGAATCGAGCAGGAATTTTTTCAATGTCAGAGTCGAGCCCTACACATAGGTAAGATTGTTTTTGGAGAATTTGTTGGTAAAGTTCTTCTTTGGTCATGGTAAAAATGTGTTAGTTTACAAGCTCAAAGTTACAGCTTGTAACACAGAAACAAAAAACGGCAAAGAAAAAGGGTAAGAAGATTACCTCCTTACCCTCACAACACCAAGTAGCATTGTTGTTTATCTCAAATCGTTTAACTCTACGCCAGGATATTTTTTAGGGTTAAACTGGAAATAGCTTTTTGATATGCCATTTTTATGCTCTATAAACTTCAGTATAGTATATAGATATCTATTGCCGTTTTTCTCATAAGTTTCCCAACCCATGATTGTATTATCAGCTTTCTTTACCCTTAGTTTGAGCTTGGTCAATTGGTATTTTTTACGATCTTGTGGTACCATTTCTATGCTATGATAAGTCCCTTTGCTTTCGGCAGGCAACAATCTGTATTTGAAACCTTGCTTATAAATGGTGTAAATTTTATCAGGAGTAATTCCTTCATCTGGTTCGTATTCGGTTACATTGGCCTCATTGGTTTCTTTTAAGTAAGTCCATTGAGTTTTACCATCAGTCATTACTTCTTGTCCACTGGCTTTCAAGCGAAACATTTTTTTAGCTATAGTTATGCTTCCATTAAAGTTATCAGTTACACCAGAAGAGCTTTTAAGCGAATACCTGAATGAAGCACCAAATGCTTTCAGGTTTTCATACCTGTTTTTTACTGCATCCAAAATGCTTTTTGCTTTGGCGTCTTGTTGCGCGTATAAATTAGTAAATGTGAATAACCCGATGGCTAATAAAAATATCGTAGCTTTCAATTTCATGATCTTTGTTATTATGTTGTTGTCTGGTCTAATTGTTTAATTAGTCATTAGACACCTATTTTTTTATTTAGTTTAATTTCGTGCTAATAATAAAACCCACTCTAGTAAATTATATTATACTTCATGTTTTTTTATTAACTGTTATTGCTAATTTCATTAAGCAAACGCTCAAGACTGTATTCGTCAGGAATGAGTACTTCACGCGCTTTACTCCCTTCAAATGGGCCTACAATTCCGGCTTGTTCTAATTGATCAATCAAACGGCCTGCACGGTTATAGCCAAGTTTCAAACGGCGTTGCAGGAGCGAAGTACTCCCTTGTTGATGCATGACAATAATACGGGCTGCTTCGTCAAACAATTCATCACGATCGCCTACTGAACCGCCAGCACTGCCACCTCCCTTATTGTCTTCTCCATGAAACTCAGGCAATTGATAAGCTTCGGGGTAGCCCTGTTGATCACCAATAAAGTTACAAACACGTTCTACCTCTGGAGTATCTAAAAATGCCCCTTGCAGACGAATCATTTCTGCTCCCATAGAAAACAGCATATCACCCATACCCACTAGTTGCTCAGCTCCTCCGGCGTCTAATATAGTTCTGGAGTCAATTTTAGAGGTAACTTTAAACGACAAACGAGCAGGGAAGTTTGCCTTGATCACCCCTGTAATTACGTTTACAGAAGGGCGTTGAGTAGCTACTACTAAGTGTATACCAATGGCACGTGCCAACTGAGCCAAACGAGCAATGGGTTGCTCTACTTCTTTTCCTGCGGTCATCATCAAATCAGCCAACTCATCTATTACCAACACAATGTAAGGCATAAACTTGTGCCCTTTTTTAGGGTTGAGTTTGCGTTGAGTAAACTTCTGGTTATACTCTTTAATATTTCGGCAAAGTGCATCTTTCAACAGGTTATAACGATTGTCCATTTCCAGACACAGCGAATTGAGGGTATGAATTACTTTTTGATTATCAGTAATAATGGCTTCCTCTGAGTCTGGAAGCGTTGCCAGAAAATGTTTCTCGATGGCTGTGAAAAGAGCCAGCTCTACCTTCTTAGGGTCAATCAATACAAATTTGAGCTCGGCAGGGTGTTTTTTGTAAATTAAAGTAGCAAGAAAAACATTCAATCCTACCGACTTACCTTGACCAGTAGCACCAGCCATCAATACGTGAGGCATCTTGGCAAGGTCAGCCAAAAACACCTTATTTTCAATGGTTTTACCCAATACAATTGGTAAACTTGCCTTGGTGTTTTTGAAGGCTTCATCTTCCATAATAGAACGCATAGTTACCACTTCACGCCTTTTATTGGGTACTTCAATACCAATCGTTCCTTTGCCAGGAATAGGCGCAATGATACGTATACCCAATGCAGCAAGACTTAGCGCAATGTCATCTTCGAGGTTTTTAATTTTAGAAATACGAACTCCCGCTTCTGGTATAATTTCATACAGAGTTACTGTAGGACCAATGGTGGCTTTAATCTGAGAAATGCCAATGCCATAGTTGCTTAAAGTTTCTACAATACGATCTTTATTGGCTTCCAGCTCTTCATTTGACACCTGTCTTTTCATTTCAGGTAGTTCATTGAGCAAGTCAGCCGTAGGAAACTTATAAGTACTAAGGTCTAGAGTAGGGTCATAAGCTTCCAGCTTTTTTTCTTCTTTTGTTTCCCGGTTATGCTCTGCTTCCTCTTTAAAGTTAATGTCTTTTTGGATTGCCTTTTCAAAGAATGGGTTTACTTTTTCAGTCACCTTATCTATAGAAGGAGGGGGTGTTTGAGGGGTTACTGGTGCCGATTCATCAGTAAGCTCAAGGTCAAGTTTGCCCGTTTTTCTTTTAGATAGTTTCTCTGTACTTCGGCGAGTACGCTTAGGTGATACCTCTTTAGGCATTTCCAGAGGTGTTTCACTTGTAGGGTTTTTGAACGGAGGCATATCAGGAACTACCTCTTCATTATCTTCTGATAAATCTTCGGTGTCTACCTTAGGCCTGCGGGTAGTTCGTAGTTTGCTTGCCCGTTCTTTTTTAATAGCTTCTGTTGGATCTTCTGTGATTTTGGTAACCCTTTCTATAGGTTTGGTTTTATCCAGCGTGGGGTCGTCATCGGTTACTTCCAGAATAATGCCCTCGTCTGAAAATAAATCTTTGTGGTCTTCATCGTTGCCTGCTTCTGCGGTTTTGCCCGTTTTTTTGTTCTTGTCTACTCGTTCATATCGCACACTTTTGGCTGCATCGGAAATTGTTTTTACAATGCCATTATTGGTTGACACATACTTTTTATAATCGTCATAAGCGAAGGTTTTTACTACAAACCAGGCTAATACCGCAAAAGTAATGACTACAGAAAAGAATGATTTGAACAGTGGAATTAAAAAAGTATGGGCAATTTCGAAGCCCCAAGCACCACTTACAAAAGCGCTTCGGTCGGCAAGCGCCACCAAAGTACTAATCCAAATAAGAAAAAATATAGATACACGCATTAAGCGGGAAAGCCTAATAAGCGTAACATTGTTAAGAAAACGCCAGCCCAGTACAAAAGAGATCACAACTAATATATAGGCAGCAATACCAAAACCCTTGAATACAAAAGTATGGGCAAGAATCGCCCCGGTAAGCCCTAGCCAGTTTTGTACTTCAGCGCCACTTTGAGTAAGTTTATTATTCCAAAATGCTTCTACCAGGCTTTGGTCAGCTTTGCCTGTTCCCCCTAAAAAATAAGAGGTAAATGCGCCAAACATTGCCATAGCAAGCAATAGAAAAAACAGACCTAGGGTAAACCTTACATTTTTGTTTTTGAGTAGTAAGCTTATGATCTGCATAAACTCATTTTGACTCAATCGCCCCGAATCGTTTTTTCTTTTATATGTATTTTCTCGGACAGTCTTTGCCATATTATATGCAAATTTAATTGGTAAAAAGGCATTGATTCAAGCTAGTACTATTTGCTCGACACCAATTTTTGAGTGCCTTTGTTAGATTGCATTTTGATCAATGCTTTTTTTATGTTTTTGATTAATGCTGGTCCTTCGTAGATAAACCCAGAGTAGACTTGCACCAGCGATGCGCCAGCTTCCAGTTTTTCTATAGCATCAGCAGCAGAAGCTATGCCTCCTACGCCAATGATTGGGAAAGCCCCATTTGATTTTTGATGGATATACCTAATTACTTCAGTAGATCGGTCTTTCAATGGTTTGCCGCTTAAGCCACCTGCACCAATAGTTTCTATTTCTGTTTTGTCAGCTTGAAGCCCCCCACGGTCAATGGTTGTATTGGTAGCAATGAGTCCATCTATTTTAGTATCTAATAAAACTTCTACTACTTCGTCAAGTTGTTCATTGCTCAAGTCAGGAGCAATTTTAAGTAAAATAGGTTTGGTTTGAGGTTTTTGTTTGTTCTTATTTTGTAATGTTACCAAAAGCTTGGTCAGTGGTTCTTTATCCTGTAATGCTCTTAAGTTAGGCGTATTGGGGGAGCTTACATTTACCACAAAATAATCAACATAATCGAATAAAGCATCAAAGCATTTTTCATAATCGTTGATTGCTTCTTCGTTGGAGGTTACTTTGTTTTTGCCAATATTACCCCCCACTAAAATATTTGCCGGACGTTTTTTCAAGTGACCAATGGCAGTACTTACTCCATCATTATTAAACCCCATCCGGTTGATAATTGCCTGGTCTTTTTTTAGTCTAAATAATCGGGGCTTGGGATTGCCCTCCTGAGCTTTAGGAGTAAGCGTGCCTATCTCAATAAACCCAAAACCAAAGTTGGCCATTTCCTGAATCAAAACGGCATTTTTGTCGAAACCTGCTGCCAACCCTATCGGGTTTTTAAAAGTAAGCCCAAACAATTCTTTCTCCAATGTGGGGTGTTCATACATATACCGTTTTCGCATTAAGTGAGAAAGTCCAGGTATTTTAAATGCCCACTTAATCATTTTAAAAGTAGTATGATGCACTTTTTCGGCATCAAAACGGAATAAAACAGGTCTGACAAATTGTTTATACAAATCTTCTAAAAGTTAATGATGATGTTGTAAAAGTAACAGTTTTTTACCAAAGAGATAATGAACCTCTTTAATTATTGAGCAAAAGCTTTTCTAGTTGATTAAGGTCGGCTTTGATTTTTGACAGAGCAAGCCGATCACGATTTTTGATGGCTACTTCCAACGCTTTTTTTATACTGGCATGGTAGTGTTCTATTTGAGCATTTATTTGTTCGTTGGTATACTGAGGCGTAGGTACATCTTGGCTTTGATAAGCTTGCTCTTCTTTACCTTCTTCTATTTCGGTAGCTCTTTTATAGATATCTTCTACACTGAGTATAGGTACCTCGTCAGAGTCTTTGGCTACTTCGCCCAGCTTTTGTACATGGCTCTTATTTACTTTTACTTTGCCCTTCAGTATTTCTTGTTTCAGTTCAGGGTTTGACTTTCCAATAATGTCCATCCCTTCAGCAAACTTAGCGTCACGACGAATCGTTTTTTCATCTACATTGTATTCTTTAGCAATACGCTTTGCGGTAGACTCTTTGGGTTGGTCACTGTTGCTTAGATCAGTGCGTTGCCCTTGCGATTTCTCAGAGTTATAACGCGACCCACGTAAAAAAGCTTGTTGTTCTTTACTAAGGTTCCGTCGTCCCAGCTGGTTATTGATCATCCAGTTGCGCGCTTCAAACCTGGTTTTGAATTGTACCAGATGAATCTTAAAGTCTACATTATAAGTAGTACATATTTTATGACGGTTGTGTCCATCAATAAGTACATACTTTCCAGCAAGTTCGTCATCAGCATCATGGGGTACTTTCCATACCACCAAAGGTTCACGGCACCCTTCCTCTGCGATGTTTTGGGCAAGTTGGGCAAATTCATCTTCCTTGAGTGGAGGAATCAAATCTCTGAATTCATCCTCAATGTGAATCTTTGCTTTTATCTGCGACTCGCTTTCGCTTTTTTGTTTCACGGCTCCACTTAATAGGTTTGCCAGTTTATCTCTTTTAGCCATTAATGACCTCCTTTGAAAGGTTTAAATAATCTTCAGCAGCAGCGCAGGTTTTATCGTAAGAAAAAATATCTTGTCGATGAGTAGACGACTCTACCACTGCTACGTTTTGCCTGATAACGGTTTGAAAAGCTGCATCGGGATATTCGGTTTGAACTTTCTCTACAATGGTTCTACTTACCACTGTACGGTTTACTTGAGTAAGCAGTAGCCCCATAAGTCCCAGTGCTGGATTTAGGTTTTGGCGTAGCTCCTCTATCAATTCTATAATAGTATCAAGACCTTTGATGGCAAGGTATTGCGATTGAACCACGATAAGTACTTCGTTGGCGGCTATCATTGCATTGGCAGTGAGAATACCCAAAGAAGGCGGGCAGTCGATTAGAATAAAATCATAATCTTTTGCTATAGTTGCCAGTGCGTTTCTTAGTTTAAAATACCCATTTACCTCTGTAATGAGTTTTACTTCTGCCCCTGACAAATCAAGGTCTGCCGGAATGATGTTAAGTCCTGTAGCTATTTTTTGCACAGGCAACGCTTCACCTTCACACAATGCGTGGTAAATATTTTTTGGAGGCTCTTCTATACCTACCGACTGCGACAGGTTTGCCTGAGGGTCAATGTCTACTATAAGTACTTTCTTTTTATTCATCGAAAGTGCCTTACCCAAGTTAAGGGTAGTAGTAGTTTTGCCTACGCCTCCTTTATGATTTACTACGGCAATTATTCGTGGTTTCATTGAATCTTTGTCTAAGTTGTTGTCTGGATGACAAATAATAATTTAGCCATAAATTTACTACTTATAAAATATTTGCTCAAATAAATAGCAGGTTTTTGCTCATTGAGCAAGCGCTTAATCTATGCAGTAGGCAGTGTTGAGCAATGTGGTTTTGTGGGAAGTTACTTCTGGACAAAAAGTCCGAAAGTAGTTAAAATGTTTGACCTTCGAGCTGGGTTAGTTGAATACTCATATTCCAGACTTTTTCGGCGTATGCCTCATTAAGTGCATCTTTGTTAGGTGTTTTTTGTTTTTTATTGGCAAAGTACTTACCCGATATGTTGGCCACCTTAGGCGAACTAGCCAAGTATATAGAGGTAGCAGCTCCTTTGACTGGGTTAATCATAAAAGGCTTGGCTAGAGCAAATATTACTTTAGTAAAGCCCGATAAGTTTTTCGAAAAGTTAGTGCGTACTACTCCAGGGTGTAAAGCGTTTACTGTAATGGAGGTATTGGCCAAACGCTTGGCTAAGGCAATAGTAAAATGAATGTTGAGTAATTTTGAAATTGAGTAAGCTTTCATAGGAGTATAACCTTGTTCTAGTTGCAGGTTATTGATGTCAAAGTCAATAAACTTATGAGCGTCTGATGACACATTGATAATGCGTGCTGTGGGACTTGCCAATAAAGATGGCTTTAATAAATTGGTAAGCATAAAGTAGCCTAAATGGTTAACTGCTACAGTTTGTTCTATACCATCTGGAGTAGTTTGTCGAGTGGTACCAGCTGCAATAAAACCAGCATTGTTTATCAGTACATCTATAGCTGGGTAACGTTGGGTAAGTTCAACTGCCACTTTTTTTATTTGGGCTTGTATGCTAAAGTCGCATATAAAAATCTCTATGTTTTGATTACCACTTTCGTTGATAATTTCTTTTTTAGTCTCTTCAGCTTTGTTAGGGTTGCGGCAAACCATGGCTATAGTTGTTCCCTTTTTGGCAAGAGCGAGTGTGGTTTCTTTTCCAATGCCAGCGTTAGCACCAGTTATAATACATACTTTATCTTTCATAATGAGTAAGGGTTATTTGGGTGGTAATATACATATATAATATGAAGGGGTAATTTACTTTTGGACAAAATGTCCATAGGTAAATAGAAAGTAAATAATAGAAGATACATGAAATAATAAAAACCAGGAAAAGATGAATAGGTTAGAAAAACAAGCCACTAAGGAACGTGATCGCCCCGTAAACGGGATTTCGGGCATAGCCCTCAACAATAACCCCGATAAGAAATCGGGACTTTGAAGCTGTCCGATTTAGAACAAATTAGCTTCGCAGAGCTTGAACTTCGTTCTGCGGTTCTCTTTACTGACTTTCGTTACTTTTAGCCTTTGGCAGAGCCCTGCTGCGCCGAGCTCTGCCATCGGTTTTCGCCGTAGCTATGGCTACGCCTGCAAAAAGTGCCTCAGTCAGTCTTGAATATATGCCCTCAATCTCGACACTTATTTTGAACATGTTCCTAAACTTTGGAAAACTTATGATGACTCTGAGGTTTTTTGGAAAAGGTATGAGCAACTATATACACAAGAGGTGAGTTTAAATACTACATCCAAGCAAAAGCTGAGGGCTGGTTCGCTGGATTTTTCTGAGTTAAGTTTTAGGGTGGCAAAAGTGAAGTGGCA carries:
- a CDS encoding aspartate aminotransferase family protein, producing MSQRQLFLNHLAQTTDFPLMLEITRASGIYMYTTDGQAIIDLISGIGVSNVGHCHPNVVNAVKKQAETYMHLMVYGEVVQTPQNQLAQAIINTLPSSLDNIFFMNSGSEAIEGAMKLAKRYTGRAEFVACHNAYHGSSHGAMSVGGSEEFKTKYRPLLPGIRHVQFGNIDELRHITTHTAAFVVETVQGEAGIRVGTKEYFQALRQRCNETGTLLILDEIQTGFGRTGKFWGFEHYDIVPDIITCAKGMGGGMPISAFISSKDKMAVFKNNPILGHISTFGGHPVSCAASLATIQTIQEEGLLDEVAQKAQLFKTLLVHPKIKQIRNKGLLMAVEFESFEILKPIIDKAMELGVLTDWFLNCDNSLRIAPPLIITEEQIRDACKLLLQAIEEA
- a CDS encoding DinB family protein — encoded protein: MNTTQETQKKLNELFSYYVQELDRYTDEQFVYKETESTWSLAQMYQHIYTASTFFMYNINNCLQHKKGSLEGKKTQMGEMLYKHGGFPKQKIKQPKEWTSGAPEVKPRNECKQQWTTLLKQLQGLATAIADDSDHYKVKHVIFGMLNSLEWYQQIEMHTRHHLHQKKELEAFANISVNEFAYKIS
- the pyrF gene encoding orotidine-5'-phosphate decarboxylase, whose product is MTKEELYQQILQKQSYLCVGLDSDIEKIPARFKSETDPVLAFNKYIIDQTADFCVGYKINTAFYESNGAAGWETMQKTLAHIPQNIFTIADAKRGDIGNTVHQYAKAFFKTLDFNSITVAPYMGKDSVSPFLEYAQKWVILLALTSNPSSQDFQFLSINQDKKTLFEEVLTRSQEWTNDEAMMYVVGATQASMLQKIRSLAPKHFLLVPGVGAQGGSLQEVSKYGMNSQIGLLVNSSRGIIFSENPKESARKLQQEMQQHIEEYHKK
- a CDS encoding LolA family protein; this encodes MKLKATIFLLAIGLFTFTNLYAQQDAKAKSILDAVKNRYENLKAFGASFRYSLKSSSGVTDNFNGSITIAKKMFRLKASGQEVMTDGKTQWTYLKETNEANVTEYEPDEGITPDKIYTIYKQGFKYRLLPAESKGTYHSIEMVPQDRKKYQLTKLKLRVKKADNTIMGWETYEKNGNRYLYTILKFIEHKNGISKSYFQFNPKKYPGVELNDLR
- a CDS encoding FtsK/SpoIIIE family DNA translocase; this translates as MAKTVRENTYKRKNDSGRLSQNEFMQIISLLLKNKNVRFTLGLFFLLLAMAMFGAFTSYFLGGTGKADQSLVEAFWNNKLTQSGAEVQNWLGLTGAILAHTFVFKGFGIAAYILVVISFVLGWRFLNNVTLIRLSRLMRVSIFFLIWISTLVALADRSAFVSGAWGFEIAHTFLIPLFKSFFSVVITFAVLAWFVVKTFAYDDYKKYVSTNNGIVKTISDAAKSVRYERVDKNKKTGKTAEAGNDEDHKDLFSDEGIILEVTDDDPTLDKTKPIERVTKITEDPTEAIKKERASKLRTTRRPKVDTEDLSEDNEEVVPDMPPFKNPTSETPLEMPKEVSPKRTRRSTEKLSKRKTGKLDLELTDESAPVTPQTPPPSIDKVTEKVNPFFEKAIQKDINFKEEAEHNRETKEEKKLEAYDPTLDLSTYKFPTADLLNELPEMKRQVSNEELEANKDRIVETLSNYGIGISQIKATIGPTVTLYEIIPEAGVRISKIKNLEDDIALSLAALGIRIIAPIPGKGTIGIEVPNKRREVVTMRSIMEDEAFKNTKASLPIVLGKTIENKVFLADLAKMPHVLMAGATGQGKSVGLNVFLATLIYKKHPAELKFVLIDPKKVELALFTAIEKHFLATLPDSEEAIITDNQKVIHTLNSLCLEMDNRYNLLKDALCRNIKEYNQKFTQRKLNPKKGHKFMPYIVLVIDELADLMMTAGKEVEQPIARLAQLARAIGIHLVVATQRPSVNVITGVIKANFPARLSFKVTSKIDSRTILDAGGAEQLVGMGDMLFSMGAEMIRLQGAFLDTPEVERVCNFIGDQQGYPEAYQLPEFHGEDNKGGGSAGGSVGDRDELFDEAARIIVMHQQGSTSLLQRRLKLGYNRAGRLIDQLEQAGIVGPFEGSKAREVLIPDEYSLERLLNEISNNS
- a CDS encoding quinone-dependent dihydroorotate dehydrogenase, which produces MYKQFVRPVLFRFDAEKVHHTTFKMIKWAFKIPGLSHLMRKRYMYEHPTLEKELFGLTFKNPIGLAAGFDKNAVLIQEMANFGFGFIEIGTLTPKAQEGNPKPRLFRLKKDQAIINRMGFNNDGVSTAIGHLKKRPANILVGGNIGKNKVTSNEEAINDYEKCFDALFDYVDYFVVNVSSPNTPNLRALQDKEPLTKLLVTLQNKNKQKPQTKPILLKIAPDLSNEQLDEVVEVLLDTKIDGLIATNTTIDRGGLQADKTEIETIGAGGLSGKPLKDRSTEVIRYIHQKSNGAFPIIGVGGIASAADAIEKLEAGASLVQVYSGFIYEGPALIKNIKKALIKMQSNKGTQKLVSSK
- a CDS encoding ParB N-terminal domain-containing protein is translated as MAKRDKLANLLSGAVKQKSESESQIKAKIHIEDEFRDLIPPLKEDEFAQLAQNIAEEGCREPLVVWKVPHDADDELAGKYVLIDGHNRHKICTTYNVDFKIHLVQFKTRFEARNWMINNQLGRRNLSKEQQAFLRGSRYNSEKSQGQRTDLSNSDQPKESTAKRIAKEYNVDEKTIRRDAKFAEGMDIIGKSNPELKQEILKGKVKVNKSHVQKLGEVAKDSDEVPILSVEDIYKRATEIEEGKEEQAYQSQDVPTPQYTNEQINAQIEHYHASIKKALEVAIKNRDRLALSKIKADLNQLEKLLLNN
- a CDS encoding ParA family protein, which translates into the protein MKPRIIAVVNHKGGVGKTTTTLNLGKALSMNKKKVLIVDIDPQANLSQSVGIEEPPKNIYHALCEGEALPVQKIATGLNIIPADLDLSGAEVKLITEVNGYFKLRNALATIAKDYDFILIDCPPSLGILTANAMIAANEVLIVVQSQYLAIKGLDTIIELIEELRQNLNPALGLMGLLLTQVNRTVVSRTIVEKVQTEYPDAAFQTVIRQNVAVVESSTHRQDIFSYDKTCAAAEDYLNLSKEVING